A region of the Vigna unguiculata cultivar IT97K-499-35 chromosome 9, ASM411807v1, whole genome shotgun sequence genome:
ATTGTTGTTTTGATGCACGAATGGCACGCTCCCAGAATCGTATCTACTGTTGTCTACATcagttgttgttttttttttttttttcttttgtttaagttaagggtgtcttttggaaaagaaaaacgGGTAGAAAAAGGTTTGGGCAAAGACCATTGaattttggttttaaatttttggtggTGAGATATTCCATATTAATAGGAAACAGTAACGTGTACTTTGTGTTGCATCTTTTGAATTTCAGGGAATCAAAGTGAATTTGATCATGACAGATTATTGCATGCCTGGGATGAGTGGCTATGATTTACTGAAACGAGTCAAGGTCAACACACAACTCTTATTCCCCGACACCCTCCCGAAATTCCCTCTGTCTTTTTTAGCTTCAATAGCATGTACTCACACTCTCTCAAAGATTCCAAACATTCCCTTCTCCttcaatcaataatttttaatccaCACTCTTCTTTTTATTCACCATTCAACACAGATACATAGCTTTTTCTAAACGGTGTAGTTTTCagtaaaaagaaagataaaagaaaagaaaaaggaaaagttacAGATCTCAGGATCTAAGTTTgctttcacttttttttctttttttccttttctttaatttggtcgctctttttgttttcctttctttcttgtTTTGACATTGCTTACCGCTGCAGGGATCTTCTTGGAAAGATGTTCCCGTCGTGATTATGTCATCAGAAAATGTACCTTCCAGAATCAGCATGTGAGTTTTTCTTGCTTCATTTCTAGAATTTTAGTTAACTCCTAAAAGAACATCACTTTGTGACAACATTAAGGAAAcagattcatttttttttgtgactGATACTATAATGTCGTAAGAGTTTATGTAATTGAGAAATTGTTGATAGGTGTTTGGAAGGAGGAGCAGAAGAGTTTCTGCTGAAGCCTCTTCAGTTATCAGATTTGGACAAGCTTCAGTCATATTTTGTGAAATCCCTTGAAAACTCTTGTGAAGAAGAATCTGATCATAACAGTTGCATAGATTCGGAGAATGAGAATGTGATCATTAACATCAGTAGTAGCAGTAACAGTAACCATAACAATAACAGTAACAACAGTAACAGCAAAAGGAAGGCCATATCTGCAGAGTCTCATCAGGAGAGATCAAGACCCAAAATGAAGGAGTTGGCTGTGGTGTAAGAAAGTGTTTGGTGCATACCTGTTATATAGTTTATGATTATGATCCTAATTATTGTGGCTATCTCCTCAAATCTAAGAGCTTAATCAATTCCCAGTGAGTGTTAATGTCgttattcacaattaattatcatttacctcctcttttaaatcatttcaattattatttttcctttcctCATGTTGAATACCACTTCCCAACTTAAATCACTGTCAAACAATTTTCACAAACTAGAAGGAACATTTTGCATGGCTCTTTAACTCCTTTATAAGTTATATAACTAGTCAAATCTTTAACTTACATCTTCATGCGGAAGAAAGAATAATTCAAGCATAAATCAGcgttaaaaagtataatttacgTCTAATTCATCCTTACAAAACTGATTTACAAAATGAAATTTGCATTCATTTATGTACTATAAGTTTGTCTTATTTGTAATTGACATGGATCTCCGACGTTCTCTCACAATAAAATGCATCTTAACCGtgagattaaaaattaatgatggTCTAATAACATGTAACACAAgataaatctaataaataaaaatttttttatatcgaGTATCATAATAGGTCgaacaaacaataaattttactagAATAGACTTTAACTCACAATTCTGATATCATATTAAGAattgaactttaaatttaactcaattttacaaaattaattttgaaatactgCACTCACTAATTATATACTGTTAACTTGTCTTATGGTCAGTGAAAATAGGATATCAACACTTACATAATAGTTGACttatttctattttgaaaaattggtTTATAAGGTTAAGGATATGAAACACATGTGAGTGGCTGAGTGGGGTCTTTGAAAATCCTTGTGTCTACTGCATAAACTAAGCTCTTGATTACAAGTTAAAGGGTATTGCTTTGGACATACGCAATAGACGGTAAAACTGAAGTAGTTTGCAGGCAAAGAGTAGTAAAATCAGTGTTTACACTGACAaaatggtgtgtgtgtgtggggtaTTTCATGAACCACGTGCTTTCCactgtttttcttttctgagTTGCATTGCATGTATCATCAACTTTTTCTTAATGCTGTTGTACGCTGAAACAAATCATAGGCTTTTACCATAGGATACTTTTTCATACTTTATTTTGTAAGGTTTgtgcaaaaataatataatgttacTTTTTCGAACTAGATTTCAAATAGTGTTGGCATGTTTTGCGTAAAAATATACTTCATACATCATTTTTCTTTGTTACTCAACAAGGTAACAAGGTTTGAATGTACATTATCACCCAAAGTCGTCACGTACATTACCACCCAAAGTAGTTACTGTAAAACGATCTTATACGagggaaaattattttttaataaagctttttagataaatttttgACCATGTACATGTGGAATTATTTCAATGGAGGAAAGAAAGACTTGATATGacttagaaaaagaaaaaaagaaagaaaaatgatatattaacaattgatttttaacaacttctctTACTATTTGACGTAgcagtgattttttatttttcagtttttgttcacaatttcacgTTGGATGCTTGAGTGCGAGAGAGAAAGGGAGGTTGATGGAGTGACAGAAGTGAGAGAAGCAAGGACAGAGAGCGGAGTGGAAGTGGTTAGAGAAGTAGAGAGCAATTTGTGGTTTCTCCATCCCCAGGTTTGGTTTTCCTCCTTCTCCCAAGTTTTTTATTCCTCCATCTCCAAAGTCTATTGTTCGTTACCCCTctaattttcttcttcctccatgcctgtagttttcttcttccttcattTTCCAAGTTTCTTGTTTCTCCATTTTGGAAGATATTTTCGGACTGGGTTCATTATTTCCCTTTTGGTGGAGCATAAAAAGTTTTGGGTTTACCCActtcaacaaattttttatttgttgatgtttgtggaAAGGAGgcatttttgtttctgtttttggttaatatatgataaagtttggatttttttttaaacagtgTTGTTCAAGAGCGGATTGGTGAAGCATGATTGGTGTTTTTCGTTCTGCAGTGGTCTACATTGGTGAAGAGATAAGCAAAGTCATTGTTGAAGCCAACCCATTGGTGGGTGGCAtggtaatgaaaataaattttacataatataaaatgttaatttatgATTGCAGGCGGAACTGCAACAGTTTAGGCAAGACTACATTTTTGATTGGGAGACTACATTTGTGATTGGGTTCTGGATCCACAAAATATTCACTGCGACGCTGTTCTTTTCACCATTCAGTACAACACATTTTAATTCTGAACACTAGGTTGATACATTTAGAACATCAGATGTGATTGGATTCTGGAGACAGTAGAGGATAACAGTGAAGATGAGGAAATGACCTATATCAGCACTGATGACataattgtatttgagttgtttatactgtttgacacatctttgctttaatgttaagtcaaatattattatgaaacgcgcttgaaatgtcaagtaaagttaacaaaatttgattaaaataactaaatccacgtattttgaaatatgaaggactaaattggtctaaagtttcaaaatgaattaattccaaaattcactgaaagttaagggaccaccaaaaacatatttaaccctttattttttgtatcattttgatcaaatgatgtattatatcttttattagtgtataaaaaagagatttattaaaatttaaaagattgaagtaaaaaaacatttaaaatatattttaatttgaatatttgttttccttttatatttttaaaaaaatatttttaaattttatcaactatgtttcattaatatttgcaaatttaataaatgttttggttatcatgaaattttatttggtattataatctaaaatgtaaaaaattataatctattttaaagtatttgatatcgaaaaaaTACTCAttcttctaatattgaatatttgataatattatgtttccattactataatttcttattattttataaaaattaattaaaattaatattgaagtattAAGAAAGCGGATAtgggtatgagtacgagattatacccgttactcgGTAGGGATgtggatgggacaaaagtttgataccctttaggtttgggtatggggatgaagATGATTTTTTTCAACGGGGATAGGTATGAGATAACGAAATTCGTCTCCTTTCCGCCTcattgccatccctagtgaGGACATGATACAGTAAACATTCATTTAAGTGTATTATGATCTTGAGACTTTAATGTGGACTTAATTCGGATGCAAACTTATTAGAATTTTAATAGTCATATTACAATATAGATTATTAAGtgtcatataattataatatgaaatattaagaTTGTGGAGTATTTGTAGGGATTGTAAGAATGagagatataaaatataagaaatatgatagatataaaatatatgttatagGAGAaccttgttattttattttattcatatattttctttcaatatatatatatatatatatatatatatatatataagaaatataaattcaaataactttatgtaattttttgtgaaaataaagtcacaaaattattgattcGAAAATTTTCCCTTTTCAAATGCAGATTTATAAAGGATGCGGACTTAAGCGAATATCTACTgtatttaactttgtctattagACCCATCCGTTTTTTCATGGGAAATCTCTCTTTCATTGTCCAATTCACATTTCAAAAAACAATACCATAAGAGTAATttgtgtaattaaatttaaaactatgACAACAAAATATGGGATAAAGAAgtgtaatgaaaataattttttacagttgaaattgaaaataacagaaattttaagaaaatatttttttgatcccaattttcgtcaaattttgtcaaattaatcctaattttgttttttttttgttgaaataagtttcaattttcattaattttgttcaattttatcctttttttgctgacaccatttaaatcattaacaatgATGAACCATGTTTGCAACATGTCactacatgatttttttttaattttttatatattttttatttatttatgaaaaaaattagtttaaaattaaaacaaaaattgtaagGATAAAAACTAACatcattttctaaatttttaaaattagtatttatctttaaaatttttgttctaattcTAAACTAACTCTAAccctaaacaaaaatatttaataaaaatgttaattttaatataaaaagtaaatttggtCTCAACTGGAGAGAGGGAacaaattgtttcattttaaaaaattaattaagtctaaatagaacaaaaataatgaatataaagaacaaattaaatataaaacatcaaCTCTGATACATGATACACTATTAggttgttaatgatttaaatggcaTTAACAATAAAAGAcaatattgaacaaaattaacgaaaattgaaacctatttaaaaaaaacaaaattataattaatttgacaAAACTActaaaattaggaaaaaaaaatttaaccaaaagACAATTATGAATACAATTCAAGAAATGTTTGTGAACATCAGAGATAAAAAAGTGGaaagaaattaaatcaaatGCTATCACAAATATAAACTTAGTAATATGACGGATACAATGTTGTTTGGTGTTGCTGAAAAGAATGTTGTGAAGGAGATTCAGATATGCTATAAAATTGTATGAGATTTAAGTTtctttatatgaaaatatttttgaaaaaaaaaattgtacaattttgcAACTAGTGAGTGAAGTCGCCGTAGGTGATGCCACCGTGAATGAAGTCGCCCTGGATCAGGTAATGTCACTGCCGGTGATGTTACTGGAGTCACACTCCGTGAATACGTGAGGAGAAGAACCTGTGGagcttgaaaaataaatgtagcgTAACGAAGGAAGATtgggacaaaaataaaaaaggagagTTACGGGTTAGCGGGTTAGTCCAGTTAGCTCGTCTTATTACACACGAGGCCAGCCGAGTTCTTTCAAATTAATAGGTTCAAATATATGAGTCTTTTTTCTGTATTTTCAAAAATCTTTTTACATCtccaataaaattttaaatcccAAAACAACTCATTGACCATTTAATTAAAACTACGGATTTTACACTCTCAAAATTactttcaaaaattaacttccgaaagtcaaaatatataatcgGAATTCAACTTCCGAAGGTCAAAAATATaatcggaagtcaaaatatattatcggaagtcgacttctggaaatcaaaatatattatcggGAGTTGACTTccgaaaattaaaatatattaccggaagtcgacttccggaggtcaaaatattatttttaaaatttatctttttgtttatttatttttaaaacattgtataaaaaaaattatatatatatatatatatataaaaatttattttttaaatatgtattaaaaatacttaagaaataaaataaattaaaaatacttaaactttatattaaaaaaatattaattctgttttaactattttaaattttatttaaagtttatgttttctaaatttaaaatatttttttattttttatgttttcatatttcttaatatatatatatatatatatatataattttatttttatttaatgtactaaaaaataaatataaatataaaaagtaaataaaacaaaaatattattaaattttaaattataaaaacgaaaatgaaaaatatattttgtttttgactTCCGATACCGTAAGTCAACTTCCGATAGtatattttaactttcaaaGTCGACTTCCAGTGATATATTTTGAAGTCTGAAAGTCGACTTtcgtaatatattttgactttcaaaAGTCGATTTTCGATAATGTATTTTGACTTCTAGTTATATATTTTGCCTTTTGAAAATCGACTTCcgattatatattttgacttccgaaaatcaatttttgattatattttgactttccAAAATCAACTTTcaattatgtatttttactGTTGAAGGTATTCTCCAGTTGATATTCGAAAACAAGTTTAAAGATGTAATCTTCGTGATCAAaagacattttaaaatttttaaaatttttggaagtgcaaaaaaaaatacttggagaTGCAGGAAGAAAGTCCCAATATGTAACCCGATTCAATTTTTTAGGTCAGGTTCACGGGTCAGCCATCGGACTGAACCCAATTTGATATCCCTAGTTAAAATTACGGTGAAATGTAGAGCAACAATCTAAATGGGATTTGCAAATCGcgtttatttattatgtatataaattGGATTtcgattaagaaaattaaaccaaattaaaactcttatttgtaaattataGTCTCATCAAGACTAAGAATCGGAAATCTTGTTCTAAAAGCattcattaaattaattcaGATTCCAACTACAACTTTTCCAAAACTAAAACTCTACTCCGCCAAAGAAAATCCGTTTTATTTCTCGAAACATACATAAGAGAAGGAAAACCGAAGGAGAAAGATAGTTTGCAcctaaaattcactaaaagagATACAAAGGGGTTAACACCCCACATGTAACTATGTGCCTATATCCCCAGAAAGCTACAACTTTcctgcaaaaaataaaaaataaaataagagagaCTAGATAAATATGCAAATCATAGTCTGCAAGAGTTAGGAATTGCAATGAAAATTGACAGCCAATGATCAACACAAACTTACCTTTCAAAGCTCATCTTTTCCTGTTTCTTTCTCATCTTTTACTTGTTCCTGATGAGCAGGTTTATCTGTTCCTTGTTCTTGCTGGGCAGGTTTGTCCCGGTTCTTTTCAATGAATTCTATGATGTCTTTCTTTGTCCTACCACCGTCGTATTGTACTAGATTTCCACTTGATGACCTGAAGTACAGGGTTGGATAACCTTGGACGTCAAAGGTATCACTTGGGATATCGTTGGCAGTTGCATCCTGGAAAGTGACAAACATGTAGATGTGACCGAGCAAAAAGAGCACAGGAcggtaattaaaatataattctcaAAGTTACTCCCAACATCGAAGCTGAAAACTGAATACAGTTCTTACCAGTTTGGCAATGATAACATTAGCATCATTTTGATATGAGACAGCAACTTCATCCAATATAGGAGCCAACTGTTTGCAATGACCACACCAGGGAGCGTAAAACTCCAGCAGAACTGCAAGGTGTTTGTGTTAGCAGTTATAATAGACTGATAAAAGTTTACAACTAACAAAAATGATGCAGATGAATGAAAGATTCTACTACGGGCATAATTACTACCATATATAATCATGGGCATAATTACTACTATATATAATCAAAGATAAATAATTGtctgaagaagatgaagacTTCGTCATCTTAGcatatagtttttaaataaaagttctaatcaattttgttattctttaatttcatATACGAAGAGAAATACGTCTAATGTTTAACACACCTTcgaattaaagaaaacaaaaatccaaGTTATATCCTTCATAGTTTgcaatgattatacaaacagaTCCAGCAAATTAAATGtggtaaaaatataaatcatatcTACTATCAGCTTTTCGTAAAGGTTGATGATATTATACAAACTGAAGATGTATTCCTCATCTAAATTGGACCGTAATGCTCCATCAAAAACAAGGACCATTAGAAACgtgatattttttaagattacaGTGTGTGCCAAAATCTGATAATCCATGGAAAAGAACCAAAATAGAAATAAGGAACAAGCATACCGTTCTTCCCAGACTTGAAAACGATGTCCTGGAGACTTTCCCCAACTACCACTTTAACTGGTTCATTGTTAGTTTCAGGAATAGGTTCAGATTTCACATATGGTGCAATGTTACCCTCCTGAaatattca
Encoded here:
- the LOC114162524 gene encoding two-component response regulator ARR17-like, whose amino-acid sequence is MEFVDTRKLQLQQQQQHLQPQEQHFHVLAVDDSVIDRKLLERLLRGSSCKVTCVDSGDKALKYLGLVEDLHDTSSSTSLESPSSPPPQPLQQEGIKVNLIMTDYCMPGMSGYDLLKRVKGSSWKDVPVVIMSSENVPSRISMCLEGGAEEFLLKPLQLSDLDKLQSYFVKSLENSCEEESDHNSCIDSENENVIINISSSSNSNHNNNSNNSNSKRKAISAESHQERSRPKMKELAVV